A portion of the Deltaproteobacteria bacterium genome contains these proteins:
- a CDS encoding flagellar motor protein, which yields MDILTIVGLVGGIGAVVVGMLLEGGHLGSIIQATAAIIVIGGTIGAVLVNYPMATVILAVKNLKMALFNPKGNPSETIELISEFAGIARKDGLLALESKIKELDDPFLVKGLQLVVDGTEPKLTREILEIDMAYTEEYNTAAAKVYESAGGYAPTVGILGAVLGLIHVMENLADPSKLGAGIAVAFVATVYGVGFANLICLPLAGKIKFKVREETIVKELIVEGLIALSEGENPRRVKEKLNGFLRESQRSSGE from the coding sequence ATGGACATACTCACCATAGTCGGTCTTGTCGGAGGCATCGGCGCCGTCGTCGTCGGCATGCTTCTCGAAGGCGGCCACCTGGGCTCCATCATACAGGCCACGGCAGCCATCATAGTCATCGGAGGCACCATAGGGGCCGTCCTCGTCAACTACCCGATGGCCACGGTGATCCTCGCCGTGAAGAATCTCAAGATGGCGCTCTTCAACCCGAAGGGCAATCCGTCGGAGACGATAGAGCTCATAAGCGAGTTCGCCGGCATAGCGCGAAAGGACGGACTGCTCGCCCTGGAGTCGAAGATAAAGGAGCTCGACGACCCCTTTCTCGTGAAGGGACTGCAACTCGTCGTCGACGGCACCGAGCCGAAGCTCACGCGCGAGATACTGGAGATAGACATGGCCTACACCGAGGAGTATAACACGGCCGCCGCCAAGGTCTACGAGTCGGCCGGCGGCTACGCTCCTACGGTCGGCATACTCGGCGCCGTGCTCGGCCTCATACACGTGATGGAGAACCTCGCCGACCCCTCCAAGCTCGGAGCGGGCATAGCAGTGGCCTTCGTGGCCACCGTCTACGGCGTGGGGTTCGCAAACCTCATATGCCTGCCCCTTGCGGGGAAGATAAAGTTCAAGGTGCGCGAGGAGACCATCGTAAAGGAGCTCATCGTCGAGGGGCTCATAGCGCTCTCGGAAGGCGAGAATCCAAGGCGCGTCAAGGAGAAGCTCAACGGCTTCCTGCGGGAGTCGCAGCGAAGCAGCGGGGAGTGA
- a CDS encoding flagellar motor protein MotD, producing MGRKKKHEEHENHERWLVSYADFITLLFAFFTSMYAISSVNEGKFRVLSESLNIAFNPFENYTPADQQRGTRIVTDLRSQVASKFKQSFTRDFKQLKNALSKLDRTSKVQIRLDDRGVIVSISATVLFRPGSAELAPESYAMLDEIARALKDMTGHIRIEGHTDNIPINTPAYPSNWELSSARAITILRYFIDRHGFDPRKLSASGYGEFRPLVSNDTPSGRARNRRIDIILLNSTGLAGEPKSL from the coding sequence ATGGGCAGAAAGAAGAAACACGAGGAGCACGAGAACCACGAGCGCTGGCTCGTCTCTTACGCCGACTTCATCACCCTGCTCTTCGCCTTCTTCACGAGCATGTACGCCATCTCGAGCGTCAACGAGGGCAAGTTCAGGGTCCTGAGCGAGTCGCTCAACATCGCATTCAATCCCTTCGAAAACTACACGCCCGCCGATCAGCAGCGGGGCACGAGGATCGTCACCGACCTGCGCTCCCAGGTTGCCAGCAAGTTCAAGCAGAGCTTCACCCGTGATTTCAAGCAGCTGAAGAACGCCCTCTCCAAGCTCGACAGGACGAGCAAGGTGCAGATCCGTCTCGACGACCGCGGCGTCATCGTGAGCATCTCGGCCACCGTGCTCTTCAGGCCGGGCAGCGCCGAGCTCGCCCCCGAGAGCTACGCCATGCTCGACGAGATCGCCAGGGCGCTCAAGGACATGACCGGCCATATAAGGATAGAGGGGCATACGGACAACATCCCCATAAACACCCCGGCCTATCCCTCCAACTGGGAGCTCTCGAGCGCAAGGGCCATAACGATACTTCGCTACTTCATCGACAGACACGGCTTCGACCCCAGGAAGCTCTCGGCCTCCGGCTACGGAGAGTTCAGGCCGCTCGTCTCCAACGATACGCCCTCGGGCAGGGCCCGGAACAGGCGTATCGACATCATACTCCTGAACAGCACCGGGCTGGCGGGAGAACCGAAGTCGTTGTGA